Within the Tistrella mobilis genome, the region ATATCGCCGATCTCGGTCTCCGACAGTCCCGCCTCGCGCAGAAGTTCGATACCATGCTCACCCGCCGCGGGCGGCTGGCGGCGCAGACCCGGCCGCCCGCCGGGCAGATGCACCGGCAGGGCCGGAATGCCGGCCCGTGCGGCCGCAGGCCCCCCGGCCCGACCTTCCGAGGCCGCGAGATCCACATCCAGCAGCCCGCCCGAGGCCAGAAGATGCGGGTCGTCGAACAGGTCCGACGGCTTGGCGATCGGCGCGAAAGGCACGCCCAACCGCTCCAGCCGCGCCATCGCCTCGGCCTTGGTCACCCGCCGGAAGGCGTCGGCCACCCGGGGCAGAAAGGCCGGCCGCGCCGCCGCAAGCCGCGGCACGCTGTCCAGCGCCGGATCGGCCAGCAGATCCTCCAGCCCGAAGGCGCCGCAGAAGGCACGCCACTGCCCCATGCTCACCACCCCGGCAAAGACCTGCTCGCCGGGCCGGGCCGTGTCGAACACGTCATAGACCGGCCAGGGCTTGCGCATGCCCGGATCCCCGAAGGGTTCCGGATCGGCCGCCTCGATGGCCGCGCGCGCCATGTGCTGGGCGACCAGGATCATGTTGGTCTCGAACAGGCCCGACTGGACCAGCCCGCCGCGGCCGGTGCTCTCGCGCTCGCGCAGCGCCGCCAGGATCGCGATCACCCCGAACATGCCGCCCATGATGTCGTTGACCGAAGATCCGGCACGCAGCGGCCGGCCGCGCGGCCCGGTCATATAGGCAAGCCCGCCCATCATCTGCACCACCTCGTCGAGCGCGGTGCGGTGCTCGTAAGGCCCGGGCAGAAAACCCTTCAGCGCGCAATAGACCAGCCTGGGGTTGATCTCGGCCATGGCAGCCGGGCCCAGCCCCAGCGCCTCCATGGCGCCGGGACGGAAATTCTCGATCAGCACATCGGCATCTTCCGCCAGCCGGCGGACCAGGGCCACGCCCTCGGGCCGCTTCAGATCGATGCACAGGCTGCGCTTGTTGCGGTTGAAGGTCGGGAAGAAGCCGATCGCCGCCCCGGTCAGCCGGCGGGTGGCATCCCCCGCCGGCCCGGGTTCGATCTTCACCACATCGGCGCCCAGATCCGCCAGGATCATGCCGCAGGACGGCCCCATGACCATGTGGGTGAATTCAAGCACGCGCAGACCGGCAAGCGGCAGGGCGGGCGTCTCCGGGGAGGGGTCGGACAAGGCGGGATCCTTTTAAGATAGCGGGGGCCAGACGACGAAGCCGGGATCAATCGGTCTTCCCCCAGGTCGGCGGAATGCCGGCAGCGGCAACCCGGCCGTGCAGGGCCTCGCCGGGCAGGCCGGCCGACAGCAGCTCCCGCGCCCGGATCAGCCGGTCCAGATCGATGCCGGTGTCGAAGCCCTCGGATTCCAACAGATAGACCAGATCCTCGGTCGTCACGTTACCGACAGAGCCCGGTGCGAAGGGGCAGCCGCCAAGGCCGCCATGGGCGGCGTCGAAGCCGCGCACCCCCTCTTCCAGCCCGGCCAGCACATTGGCGAGGCCGGTGCCGAGCGTGTCGTGCAGATGCAGATTGCCGAGCGGCACCGCCCCCAGTTCGGCGCGCACCGCCCGCACCAGCCGGCGGACCTGACCGGGGGTCGCATAGCCCAGCGTATCGGCCAGCGCCACCGCATCGGCCCCGGCGCGGGCCAGCGCGACGGCGGTGTCGATCACGTCCCGCTCCGGCACCACGCCCTGGCGGGAACAGCCGAAGGCGGTGGAGATGCCCGCCTCGATCCGCGGCCGGCCGGGCCCGCCATTGTGCAGGCGGGCCACGATCTCCGCGACCGCCGCCACCTGTTCGGCACGGCTGCGGCGGACATTGGCCTGGCTGTGCGCCTCGCTGGCCGAGACCGGCAGGATGATCGTGGTGGCGCCGGCCGCGATCGCGGCTTCGACGCCCTTCATATTGGGGGCAAGCACCACGGCATGCAGGTCGGGATGGGCGGCGCGCACCCGGGCGTTGACCTCGGCGGCATCCGCCATCTGCGGCATCAGGGCGGGCGGCACGAAGCTCGCCACCTCCATCTCGCGAAGGCCGGCCGCCACCAGGGCGGCGATCCAGGCAAGCTTGTCGGCTGTGGCCATCACCGCGCGGGCGTTCTGCAACCCGTCGCGCGGGCCGACCTCGCGCACGATCACCGCCGGGCGGCCGCTCGTTTTCTGCGTCATCTCCTGATCCTCCCATGCACCTGCGGGTGCAGGCCGTCCGCATGCGGTTTTCAGGAAGAGTGACTCCGCGGAATACGAAGGAGAATCGCAAAATCGCGCAGGATGCCTCCGCGATCAGCGGATGCTCACCCGGTCTCGCCCAGGCCGCGAGGTGTCAGACCGGCGAGGTGCCAGATCGGCGAGGTGGTCGTGCAGCAGCCGCGCCGCCGGCGACAGCACCGCCGCCGGGCGCCCGACCAGCCGCAGGCGCCGATGTGCCCAGGGCTCGGCGATCGCCACCCCCACCAGGCCCAGCGCCGGCGAGAAGATGTCGAACATGCCGTCGGGGATGACCGCAACGCCCTGGCCGGCCGCCACCATGCGGATGGCGCTGTCCACCGTCGCCACCCGAAAGGCGGCGCGCGGGTTCAGACCGGCCCGTTCGGCCATGTCGTTCAGCAGCAGGGTGATGGCGCCGCCCTCGATGATCTCGATCAGCGGCTCGCGCAGCAGCTCCCCCAGACCGATGCCCTCTCCGCCGGGCCCGCCTCTGCCGGCAAGCGGGTGACCATCCGGCAGCACCGCCAGCAGCCGGTCGCGCCCCCAGGGCTGGCCCGTCAGCCCTTCGGGCAGGGCGGTCCCGATGGTGATGATCCCCAGATCCGCCCGCCCCTCGACCAGCTCGCTCAGAATGGTCAGGCTGGTGCTCTCGATCAGCTCGACCTCGATGCCGGGCCGGGCGTGGGCAAAGGCGGCCAGGGCCTGGGGCAGCGGATGGCCGGCGACCACCGACATGGTCGCCGCCAGCCGCACCCGGCCGAGCCCGCCGCCCGCCACCGCCCGCAGATCATCGGCCAGCCGGTCTCCGAAGGCGAACATCGCCCGGGCATGGCGGGCCAGCACCTCTCCCTCGGGGGTGGGGGTAACCCCACGGGCGGCCCGGTCGAGCAGCCGCACCCCAAGTTCCGCCTCCAGCTCCTGGATGCGCTTGGCCGCGGCCGAAACCGCGATGCCGCAGCGCCCGGCGGCACGGGTGACGCTGCCACAATCGATCGCCGCCAGCAGGATCTGCAGGCTCCGCCAGTCCGGGGGCAGGGTCATGCCGGCCCGTCGCCATCGTCTCCGCGACCATCGGTTGCCGGCGCATCATCGGTCTCGATCGCATCCACCCGGTCCGGGTAGAAGGCGACCCGGCCGCAGATCGATGCCATCGCCGGCAGCGGATCCTCGTAACTCCAGACGGCGTTCTCCCCACGCGCACCGGCCGCGGGGATCGAGAAATAGGCCGCCTCGCCCTTATAGGGGCACCAGCTGGTGTGGCTGGTGCGGGCAAGCGCGCCCATCGCCACATCGGCGCGCGGCAGGTAGAAGACCGGCGGATAGTCGGCCTCCTTCAGCACCACCGCCTTGCGACTGTCGGCGATCACCCGGCCGCCGGCGCGCACCCGGACCCGGCCGGGCCAGGCGGTGACGGTGATCGGATGGTCGGGCCCGGGAACCCGGACCGTGCGTGTTCCGGTCATGGTCTGTCGCTCCTTTGGCTGGCAGGGGCAGACGCCCTCGACGGCGCCCGATCAGATCTGGCAGATCTGGGCATGACCAGGGCGGGTCGGCAAGGGGCGGGGGGCCGGATCATCCCCTCTGCCCGGCGGCTGATCATCCTGCGGGTGATCAATCCCGCCCGCAGGGCTATGCTAGCGGCCATGCCCCGAAAAAGCCCGGACCGGACATGACCGAGATCGCCTCCGCCAAACCTGCCGCCCCGACCGCCCCCGTGGCGCAGGAACATCTGATCCCGACGCCCAGGGGCCGGCTCTTCGCCCGCAGCTGGACGCCGCCCGCTTCGGAGGAACGGGTGGGGGGCGGCGGGGTGCCCGTTCTGCTCTTCCATGATTCGCTCGGCTGCGTCGCGCTCTGGCGCAGCTTTCCGGAACGGCTCGCCGCCGCCACCGGCCGGCGGGTGATCGCCTATGACCGGCTGGGTTTCGGCCGTTCCGATCCCTATCCCGGCCTGCTGCCGATCGATTTCGTCGCCGCCGAAGCGCACGAAGCGGTGCCGGCAATCTGTGACGCGCTCGGTATCGACGGCTTCATCGCCTGCGGCCATAGTGTCGGCGGCGGCATGGGCATCCACACCGCCGCCGCCCTTCCCGAGCGCTGCCGGGCGCTGGTGACCATTGCCGCACAAGCCTTCGTCGAGGACCGCACCATCGCCGGGATCGAGGTTGCCAAGGCCGGCTTCCAGCGGCCTGAAGACCTGGCCAGGCTCGCCCGCTATCATGGCGACAAGGCGCGCTGGGTGGTCGATGCCTGGACCGAGACCTGGCTGTCACCCGTCTTCGCCGACTGGACGGTGGATGCGGCCCGCGCCCGGGTGCGCTGCCCGGTGCTCGCGATCCATGGCGAGCTTGATGAATACGGCTCGCCCGAACATCCCCGCCGCATTGCCGGCACCACCGGCACCGCGCGCATCCTGGCCGGCATCGGCCATGTGCCCCACCGCGAATGCGAGGACGACCTGGTGGAGCTGATCAGCGGCTTCCTGGCCGGGGCCGTGCCGGCGGCGGACTGATCTGCCGCCCGGCCGTGACCCGCGCAACCAGTGCCGGCGGGATCACCGGATTGACGATCTGGATCAGCACCAGCAGGGCCGTTCCGATCCGCCCCGCCAGAAAGGCGAGCAGAGAGCCCATCAGCACGGCGTGCAGCAGCACCCCGCCCGCAACCGTGCCGGCAACCGCCCGCCGGCCCAGATCGGGCCGGCCCAGCGCCATGCGGAAACTCCACGCCGACAGCGGCAGGAACAGGACCAGCGCGGTCACCAGACCGGGGTTATAGGCCCCCTCCACCACGGCCGGCACCAGATGGGCCATGGTATTCACCGCCGGCACCCCCAGCCAGGCCAGCGCCAGCGCCGGCCGCCGCCGCCCCAGCAGCGCACAGACGGGCCCCGCCAGCCAGACCACCGGGATGTTCACGGCGGTGATGAAGGCCTCAGGGATCGGACAGGCGGCGGGATCCGGAAAGCCGAAGGTGGCGCACAGCATGCCCCGGAAGGCATAGGGCACTCCCAGCGCATCGACGCCGTGCTCCTCCACCTGATGGAACAGATAGGCCAGCGTCCCCGCCCAGCACAGCCAGACCGGATCCCGCCAGCGCGTGACGGAACGGTCTCCCCGCAATCCCCCACCGGCCAGCGCGATCGCCAGCGGCACCGCCAGCACCAGCCCGATCCAGGGCCAGAGGTGCGAGAAGCTCATCGACGGGGGGAAGAGATCGGCGACGGGCATGGGGGCATCTCCGCTCGGCATGATCCTCGACAGCATCATAGGCCGGGTCACCGACCATGACGATAGCCGCCACAGCATCCTTCATCGTCGGGCAATCAGACGTATAATCGACCCGCCACCACTTTGGCCGGAGCATCCCCATGGCGAACAAGCAGCCCCGCCCCGAGCGAAAGGTGCCAGGCCGGGTCGAACGTCTCGGCTTCCGGCTGGACGAAGAGACCAAGGAACTGATCGAGCGGGCCGCCCATCTGTCGCGGCGCAAGGTGAGTGATTTCTGCGTCACCGCCCTCGTCGAGACCGCCCGCCGAACGATCGCCGAACATGAGACCCTCGCTCTGTCCGACCGGGATCGTACAGCCTTCTTCGATGCCCTGATCGCGCCCCCCGAACCGAACGACCGGCTCCGCCGCGCCTTCACGGAACACGGGCGGCGCGTGGTTTCCTGAAGATGGCGGCGACGGATCCGGATTTGCGGATCGACGCTCTTGCACCGCATCACGATCGGGCCGGCTTCTCCTGCGGTATCGACGACCTGGATCGCTATCTTGCGACGCAAGGCCGGGCAGGATGTGCGGCGCAAGGCCAATGGCGTCTTCGTGGTAACGGCCTCCGCCCGGCCCGAAACCGTGCTCGGCTATTACACGCTGTGCGCCACCGCGCTTGAGCCGGGAGCGGTCCCCGCTGCCGCCCGGAAGCACATCCCACGCTATCCCCTGGTCAGCGCCACCCTGCTCGGCCGGCTCGCCGTCTCGACGACCTGCCAGGGCACGGGTCTCGGCGCCATCCTCCTCGCCGACGCCCTGCGCCGCGCCTACGCCTCCGCTACGACAATCGGTTCCTGCATGGTGGTTGTTGATGCCCTGAACACACGGGCCGCGGCCTTCTATGCCGCCCATGGCTTCATGCAGCTGCCGGACTCGATGCGGCTGGTGTTGCCTATGGTGGTGGTGGGGAAGATGGTAGGACCGCCAACCGAAAAGCGGTAGCTTTAGCGCTACATCTCTCTCACGAGGTCACTGTGGCCTGCTATCGAGCGGGAGGCAGATAATCATCTCCTGGGACATGCCGCAACGCTAACCAAATATTAGACAGCGAAAAACAGAAGTATAATCCAAATTTTCTCGCCGTCGATCCAAGTATCTTAATAACGAACACAATTCTATATCGTCATCAGCCGCTGAGCCAACACCGACCTACCCAACATGCGCGCACCTTTTTGCAAGCACATAAGAAGATTGGTCTTTTCAAGAAGATGCCGAATTTTCTCGTGCAAACCACCGATATTAGCATAATCTGCTTGCTTCATTTTCACATTCTGCAAATAATATTCTGAAAATACATTATCCCGGGCCATATAAAATATGACTTCAAGATCAGCTATGGCGTCAGATGATAATCTTTCGTTTATTTCATTGGTTATGTCGTTATATATCTTAGAAATTTTATTTTCATATTCCATGAACTTATCAAAAGACCACATCATCCCCAAATCTTCATCACCATTGTCACGTTCAGGCCGACATGGATGGATGCGACGCCACTGTTCGACAACCCATATCAATTCATCATCCGTAATATGAAGCAGATTGCTCTCAATGCCGACAATGGCAGACATTTCACGATTATTTCGAATTAAATTTATTGCATCCGACAACTTTCCACTACTTAATTGGAAGCGCGCCTTCACTTCCTCCTTCTGATCCTTAAAAGCTTGAGTCGACCAATCTTTGTACGGTGGTATCATGCGCGCGATCTCCAATAGATCACTCCGTGAGCACCGTCTAGTACAGGCCCCGGTTGCTAACTCGTTAACGAAATCCACGCTGCGATGCTTGAGATCTCTGAGAAGCCCCTCCAGGTCACGAAGGCTTTCCTGGATGAGTGTCAGATTGACTACCGAATATTTTGAAAGACTAGGCTCGTTGTTGCGATTGCGATGGTATCGCAGCTCCTGGCCATCGGCATCGATACGGGACACACTTTCAACGAATGGCTTCAGCCCGGCAATCACCGTCCGCAATTTCTCATCGCCGATATCCGCCTCATGCAGACGGTTCCAATAGGTACCAATGTCGTGATCCCGTCTAATTCCACTATTATTTAATACGGAGCACTCAACCAGACGATCTGTCGCGAACTTCAGCGCCAGCTCCATCGCGTGCCGCGCGTTATATAAGATGGGCAGCACCAGCGTATCCCGCTTGGCGAACAGCTTCTTCTCAATGATGGCATCGACAAGCTCAATCGCAGCCTCGATATAGCCATCGAGATA harbors:
- a CDS encoding CaiB/BaiF CoA transferase family protein → MSDPSPETPALPLAGLRVLEFTHMVMGPSCGMILADLGADVVKIEPGPAGDATRRLTGAAIGFFPTFNRNKRSLCIDLKRPEGVALVRRLAEDADVLIENFRPGAMEALGLGPAAMAEINPRLVYCALKGFLPGPYEHRTALDEVVQMMGGLAYMTGPRGRPLRAGSSVNDIMGGMFGVIAILAALRERESTGRGGLVQSGLFETNMILVAQHMARAAIEAADPEPFGDPGMRKPWPVYDVFDTARPGEQVFAGVVSMGQWRAFCGAFGLEDLLADPALDSVPRLAAARPAFLPRVADAFRRVTKAEAMARLERLGVPFAPIAKPSDLFDDPHLLASGGLLDVDLAASEGRAGGPAAARAGIPALPVHLPGGRPGLRRQPPAAGEHGIELLREAGLSETEIGDILAAGVVTAPPSKAAD
- a CDS encoding hydroxymethylglutaryl-CoA lyase — protein: MTQKTSGRPAVIVREVGPRDGLQNARAVMATADKLAWIAALVAAGLREMEVASFVPPALMPQMADAAEVNARVRAAHPDLHAVVLAPNMKGVEAAIAAGATTIILPVSASEAHSQANVRRSRAEQVAAVAEIVARLHNGGPGRPRIEAGISTAFGCSRQGVVPERDVIDTAVALARAGADAVALADTLGYATPGQVRRLVRAVRAELGAVPLGNLHLHDTLGTGLANVLAGLEEGVRGFDAAHGGLGGCPFAPGSVGNVTTEDLVYLLESEGFDTGIDLDRLIRARELLSAGLPGEALHGRVAAAGIPPTWGKTD
- a CDS encoding LysR family transcriptional regulator, translating into MTLPPDWRSLQILLAAIDCGSVTRAAGRCGIAVSAAAKRIQELEAELGVRLLDRAARGVTPTPEGEVLARHARAMFAFGDRLADDLRAVAGGGLGRVRLAATMSVVAGHPLPQALAAFAHARPGIEVELIESTSLTILSELVEGRADLGIITIGTALPEGLTGQPWGRDRLLAVLPDGHPLAGRGGPGGEGIGLGELLREPLIEIIEGGAITLLLNDMAERAGLNPRAAFRVATVDSAIRMVAAGQGVAVIPDGMFDIFSPALGLVGVAIAEPWAHRRLRLVGRPAAVLSPAARLLHDHLADLAPRRSDTSRPGRDRVSIR
- a CDS encoding DUF427 domain-containing protein; this translates as MTGTRTVRVPGPDHPITVTAWPGRVRVRAGGRVIADSRKAVVLKEADYPPVFYLPRADVAMGALARTSHTSWCPYKGEAAYFSIPAAGARGENAVWSYEDPLPAMASICGRVAFYPDRVDAIETDDAPATDGRGDDGDGPA
- a CDS encoding alpha/beta fold hydrolase — its product is MTEIASAKPAAPTAPVAQEHLIPTPRGRLFARSWTPPASEERVGGGGVPVLLFHDSLGCVALWRSFPERLAAATGRRVIAYDRLGFGRSDPYPGLLPIDFVAAEAHEAVPAICDALGIDGFIACGHSVGGGMGIHTAAALPERCRALVTIAAQAFVEDRTIAGIEVAKAGFQRPEDLARLARYHGDKARWVVDAWTETWLSPVFADWTVDAARARVRCPVLAIHGELDEYGSPEHPRRIAGTTGTARILAGIGHVPHRECEDDLVELISGFLAGAVPAAD
- a CDS encoding HXXEE domain-containing protein, translating into MPVADLFPPSMSFSHLWPWIGLVLAVPLAIALAGGGLRGDRSVTRWRDPVWLCWAGTLAYLFHQVEEHGVDALGVPYAFRGMLCATFGFPDPAACPIPEAFITAVNIPVVWLAGPVCALLGRRRPALALAWLGVPAVNTMAHLVPAVVEGAYNPGLVTALVLFLPLSAWSFRMALGRPDLGRRAVAGTVAGGVLLHAVLMGSLLAFLAGRIGTALLVLIQIVNPVIPPALVARVTAGRQISPPPARPRPGSR
- a CDS encoding type II toxin-antitoxin system TacA family antitoxin — its product is MANKQPRPERKVPGRVERLGFRLDEETKELIERAAHLSRRKVSDFCVTALVETARRTIAEHETLALSDRDRTAFFDALIAPPEPNDRLRRAFTEHGRRVVS
- a CDS encoding GNAT family N-acetyltransferase, encoding MHRITIGPASPAVSTTWIAILRRKAGQDVRRKANGVFVVTASARPETVLGYYTLCATALEPGAVPAAARKHIPRYPLVSATLLGRLAVSTTCQGTGLGAILLADALRRAYASATTIGSCMVVVDALNTRAAAFYAAHGFMQLPDSMRLVLPMVVVGKMVGPPTEKR